Below is a genomic region from Actinomadura sp. NAK00032.
GCCGAACCCCATGATGGCGTGCTGGTGGCAGTGCGGCTGCGCGATCGCGCGGACCGCCGGGGAGTCGAGCCCGGCGACGGTGCCGCGGGCCGCGAGGGGCGAGGCGCCGCCGGACTCCCGCTGGTGCTGGTCGAGGAGCTCGGCGAGGGTCCTGGTCTGGTCGCGCAGGCGCTTGACGTCGTCCTCGGCGGGGTCGCCCTCCATCAGCTCGGGGGCGTCGGCGCGGAACACGGCGGTGCAGGACGGCTCCAGCCCGACCACCGGGACGCCCTCGCGCAGCCGGGTCGCCAGCGCCCGGGCGGTGCGGCGCAGGACGCGGGCGGCGACGCCGAGCTGGCCGGTGGAGATCCAGGTCAGGCCGCAGCACAGCGCGACGGGCGGGACCTCGACCCGGTACCCGGACGCCTCCAGGACGCGGACGGCGGCCTTGCCGATGTGCGGGTGGAAGTTGTTGGTGAACGTGTCGGGCCACAGCACGACCCGCCGGCCGCCGGAGTCGCCGGGGGCGGCGCCGCCGGGGGCGGGGCGGCGCTTGAACCAGTCGGTGAACCGCTCGGGCGCGAACCGCGGGATGTCGCGCTGGGGGGCGATGCCGCCGGCGCGCTTGGCGGCGCCGCTCAGGCCGGGCAGGTGCGCGGCGGTGTTGGCGGCGCGGGGCGCGAACGCGGCGAGCCGCGCCCACAGCGGCAGCCACCCCATCGTGTAATGCGCGGGCGGCCGGATCCGGCCCTTGTAGTGGTGGGCGAGGAACTCGGCCTTGTAGGTGGCCATGTCCACGTTGACGGGGCAGTCGCTGCGGCAGCCCTTGCAGGCGAGGCACAGGTCGAGGGCGTCGCGGACGTCCTTGGACCGCCATCCGTCGGTGATGACGGCGGCGCCGCCGGGACCGGGCACGGCGGGGTTCGGCGTGCCGCCGTCCCGTCCCTCGCCGCCGGGCATGCCGCGCATCATCTCCATCAGGACGCGGGCGCGGCCGCGGGTGGAGTGCTCCTCCTCCCCGGTCGCCCGGTAGCTCGGGCACATGACGCCGCCGGAGGAGGCGCGGCACTTGCCGATGCCGACGCAGCGGGCGGCGGCGTGGGTGAAGCGGTGGTGGTCGTCGGGGTAGGCGAAGTGCGTCCCGGGCTCGGCCGGGTCGTAGGCGAGGTGGTCGAGGTCGTCGTCCAGCCGGTGCGGGTGGACGATCTTGCCGGGGTTCATCCGGTTCCCCGGGTCGAAGACCGCCTTGAACCGCTCGAACAGCCGGATCACCTCGTCGCCGAACATGATCGGCAGCAGCTCCGCGCGGGACTGGCCGTCGCCGTGCTCGCCCGACAGGGACCCGCCGTAGCCGGCGACCATGCGGGCGGCGCGCTCGATGAACCGGCGGTAGTTCCCGGCGCCCCTCTCGTCCTCCAGGTCGAACGGGATGCGGGTGTGGACGCAGCCCTGCCCGAAGTGCCCGTAGAGGGAGACGGGGCCGTAGCCGAACTCGCGGACGAGGGCGCGGAAGTCGCGCAGGTAGTCGCCGAGCCGCTCGGGCGGGACGGCGGCGTCCTCCCAGCCCTCGTGGGTGTCGGGGCGACCGGGCGGGTAGGCGGTGGCGCCGAGCCCGGCCTCGCGGACCTGCCAGAGCAGTTCCTCCTCCGCGGGGTCGCGGACGAAGGTGTGCCGCGGCGGGTTCGGCCCGTTCTCCATGTGCTCCAGGAGCTCGCGGGCGCGCTCGTCGGCCTCGTCCTTGGTGTCGCCGCCGAACCGGACCATCAGCCAGCCGCCGCCCTCGGGCATGTCCTCGACGACGCGCGGCCCGGCCAGGTGGTGCTGCTTGGCCAGGTCGAGGAGCCGCTCGTCCATGCCCTCCAGGGCCAGGGGCCTGAACGGCAGGATGCGTTGCACGGCGTCGCCGGCGCCGGGGATGTCGTCGTAGCCGAGGACGGCGAGCGACTGGTGCGGCGGGACGGGGACGAGTTCGATCTCGGCGCGCAGCACGGTGACGAGGGTGCCTTCGGAGCCGACGAGCGCGCGGGCGACGTCGAAGTTCTTCTCGGGCAGCAGCGAGTCGAGGTTGTAGCCGGACACGCGGCGCGGGATGCCGGGGTAGCGGGTGCGGATGAGCTCCATGCCGTCGTCGCGCAGTTCGCGCAGCGCCCGGTAGATCTCGGCGCGGCGCCCGCCCCCGGCCTGGACGCGGGCGTACTCCTCGTCGGAGGTCTCCCCCGCCCACATCCGGAGCCCGTCGTAGGTGAGGACCTCCAGCCGGACGACGGAGTCGACCA
It encodes:
- a CDS encoding FAD-binding and (Fe-S)-binding domain-containing protein, which encodes MAVSAEHKESAEHKEWDALRRALTERVDGEVRFDPGSRAAYAHDSSNYQQPPIGVVVPRNVEAGAEAVRVCAEHGAPVLSRGGGTSLAGQCVNIAVVIDWSKYCRKLVSVDPAARRAVVEPGACLDDLNAELSAHGLMVGPKPSTHDTCTIGGMIGNNSCGASAQAYGKMVDSVVRLEVLTYDGLRMWAGETSDEEYARVQAGGGRRAEIYRALRELRDDGMELIRTRYPGIPRRVSGYNLDSLLPEKNFDVARALVGSEGTLVTVLRAEIELVPVPPHQSLAVLGYDDIPGAGDAVQRILPFRPLALEGMDERLLDLAKQHHLAGPRVVEDMPEGGGWLMVRFGGDTKDEADERARELLEHMENGPNPPRHTFVRDPAEEELLWQVREAGLGATAYPPGRPDTHEGWEDAAVPPERLGDYLRDFRALVREFGYGPVSLYGHFGQGCVHTRIPFDLEDERGAGNYRRFIERAARMVAGYGGSLSGEHGDGQSRAELLPIMFGDEVIRLFERFKAVFDPGNRMNPGKIVHPHRLDDDLDHLAYDPAEPGTHFAYPDDHHRFTHAAARCVGIGKCRASSGGVMCPSYRATGEEEHSTRGRARVLMEMMRGMPGGEGRDGGTPNPAVPGPGGAAVITDGWRSKDVRDALDLCLACKGCRSDCPVNVDMATYKAEFLAHHYKGRIRPPAHYTMGWLPLWARLAAFAPRAANTAAHLPGLSGAAKRAGGIAPQRDIPRFAPERFTDWFKRRPAPGGAAPGDSGGRRVVLWPDTFTNNFHPHIGKAAVRVLEASGYRVEVPPVALCCGLTWISTGQLGVAARVLRRTARALATRLREGVPVVGLEPSCTAVFRADAPELMEGDPAEDDVKRLRDQTRTLAELLDQHQRESGGASPLAARGTVAGLDSPAVRAIAQPHCHQHAIMGFGADQRVLERAGVDAETLDVGCCGLAGDFGFERGHYEVSAKVAEQGVWPAVQDAGPGTAVLADGFSCRTQIEAGTGARPRHLAELLADLLPGDRPDRGGGRR